The genomic region CGAACAGCAGGTGGTCAATCCCGCTTCTCCCCTGGGTCCCCATGACGATGCAGGAAGAATGGTCGCTCTCGGCCCGCTTCAGGATCTCCTCCCAGGGGACGCCGGTGACGATGGAGCACTGGTAGTTGGCAAAGCCGGAGAGGCGGCTCTCACAGAACTTCCCCATCATCTTCTCGGCCCCCTCTTCGATCTCCTTTTCCAGGTTCTCGAAGGAGATGTGCGGCACGTAGAAGCCGCGCAGGTCCACCGGTTCGTTGATGACGTGCAGGATGGTCAGCTGGCTGTCGAACTGCTTGGCCAGGGTGAGCGCGTACTCGAACGCGTGGTCCGAGCTCTCGGAAAAATCGGTGGCAAACAGAATCTTGTCGAAGCTTCTCATCCCGCCTCCCCGTGAACTGTTCTGAGTCAGTGGCTGGTTTCCTTGAAGATCTTTTTCAGGATCGATTTGAGCTCGTCTATCTTCACCGGCTTGTTGATGTATTCGAAGGCGCCAAGGTTCATCGCCTCGATATAGGACTCGACACCGCCGTAGGCGGTAATCATGATCACGTTGCTGGAGGGATAGCTCCGGTTGAGTTCCTTCAAGAAGGTGATGCCATTCATCTCCGGCATGTTGATGTCGGTCACGATCAGGTTCACTTCCTGCTCGCGCAGGTAGTTCAGAGCCTCGAAACCGTTGGCAACGCTGTCAACCAGGAACCCTTCCTTCGCCAGCAACCGGGAGAGACCGATGCGCGCGTTCTCCTCGTCATCTACCACCAATATTCGCTTGGGCTGCTTTGGCAAGATCGGCTCCGATTCGTTTATTAAAAATGCAGCTTTGATTCTAGCACCGCCCCCCGGGGTGTCAAGCCGCCCCTTCTTTCCCCAAGAGGTAATCTTTTACGCAGCTTACCGGAAGTCGGCATCACTCTGCGCCCGGGGAGACGGGTCTGCTTTCAGCACAGGGAAAAAGCTCCTCATTGAAATGCCGGGGCTTTTAATGACCTTCGCCCCTTCCCAAAGCCTCGGCCCCAAGTTTCTGCCATGGAAGTCTTGCGCCAGCTTGAACTATTGTTCCGCCTTCAGCTCCACGTGCGCAGGCTGTCCGGCCTGCCCAAGCGCCTGCAGCGGCCGGCCGTTGAATTCGCCTTCGACGGCGCCGCCGTCGCCAAGCTCAAGCGAGAAGGAGCGCTGCCCCTTCCACTCGATGATGTCGCCGGCCTTCAGGTCGTAGCGCTGGGATATGCTGTCGTCTATGGTGATGCTGAGCCAGCTGTCCCGGTTGAAACGCAGCTTAAGGACCACACCCTTCTGTCTCCCGGCGGGGGCGGCGTCCAGGGAAGGCTCGGCCGCAGGCTCCGCCAAAGGTGCGGGGCGCGCCGAACTGAGCTGCTTTTGCACCGGGGAGGTCATGGGAGCCAGAACCGGGGCGGGGAGCGGAGCCGGGGGCGCCGGCCGCGGCAAGGG from Citrifermentans bremense harbors:
- a CDS encoding universal stress protein codes for the protein MRSFDKILFATDFSESSDHAFEYALTLAKQFDSQLTILHVINEPVDLRGFYVPHISFENLEKEIEEGAEKMMGKFCESRLSGFANYQCSIVTGVPWEEILKRAESDHSSCIVMGTQGRSGIDHLLFGSTAERVVRKALCPVVTVRLA
- a CDS encoding response regulator codes for the protein MPKQPKRILVVDDEENARIGLSRLLAKEGFLVDSVANGFEALNYLREQEVNLIVTDINMPEMNGITFLKELNRSYPSSNVIMITAYGGVESYIEAMNLGAFEYINKPVKIDELKSILKKIFKETSH